aagagctgagatttttttttttaaaccaaaagaaagcTAATGCTGCATAGAAAGAGCTGCAAATATTGCAGTGGGACATTTACAGTACTTACTAATACCAACTACCTCAATTACTAACACCTGAAATTATACTATCTAtgatgtattaaaaatgtttgcatttaatttgactttaaaaaaaaaagtagaagtagTACCAATAGCCCACAATTAATAGTTATACAATTTAAATGGCTCAAGCAAGCAGTGACATTCATGGAGATTAACAAGACAACTGCATAAAGAATAATgttgcaaagaattaaaaagtattgTTTCAAATTAAGAACTAGaatttagagtaaaaaaaaacaaaaccaaaaacaaaaccagaaaaatctgcTATTCCCTAAGAACAGGGGCTCCACAGATACTATTCTTTATAAGCCATAACTTCCTCACATTTAGATCCTGGAATAATTTCCATAGAGATCTTATAGAAAGCAAATGTTTCATAGTCCTAAAAAACCAATTCTACCATGCAAGTTGTTGCAAGCAGCTCAACTGGTTCCTGGGATGCCAAAGGGAAAAATCAGTATTCTCTCTCATGCAAAAGCCCTGCTTACACTACAGAACTGTAGTGAACAGCACTGGTACAGTTCATGCCTAGTTCATGCCCGTCCCATCTATCATGCATGTCTTATGCCACACACTTTGTCCAAATGCCAGATCTGTGTATTATTTAATTTCCCACTTGAGCAGAGACCTAATATACAAATTTCACTTAGCTCCTTCATTCTGACCCAAAAACTTCTATCTATGCGTTCTGGAGAGGAtcctcagaaggaaaataagaggACATGCAGAGGACATTCACAGAAAGTAAgaaatcttatttctttctcGCAGTATTACTGCTAATTCACTACAGAAGTTATTTAGCTCTCCAAAAAACTGCTAACACACTTCAGGCTAAGAAAGCATGAATGGTCTCACAAAAAGAATATTCCACTAGCATGAAAAATTGTGTTTAGGCTATTATTCAAGACCTCCTCAACACTGCTGGAATTAAAACACTAATTTGATTGACATGCAGCTGTATTACATTTCTGTGATTTTCACACAATACTCATTATACACTTTCTGTGGTCTTGAAACTTAAAATAATGAACTAATGCACACTTCATAAGGACTTTCACTAAGTACAAAAGACATTTAATCCCTGCAGAAACAATTACCTTTAGGTTTCTCTAACACTCTCTGGCAAGTCTCTTTAATTTTGGTGAAGAGTTCTGGTCCTGCCAATCGCTTGGAAATGCCAACTCTCAACATAACGGCACCTGGTGTGAATTTTAAGAGCGCAGCCCCAGGCTCCCGTGGTTCTTTTGGCTGCTTTGGCATAAGACTGGACCAATCTACATCTATTACATCCACAGGATCTGCAAAAACATTGACAGAGAATGAGTTATCGCATCATCATCCCTTACCACAGTTGATTAATTTCACATACTGTGTACATCCTTGTCTCCTAAAAGCATTATATTTGATGAATATTGTTCTGCAGTTCTCAAAGCCAGATCCTTGGACAATTCAGGTAAGAACATCAAAACTCACTTAGATTGGTGAAAAAAGAAGCATACAAATATAAAGTttcttggattaaaaaaaccacccctaatatctgcttcatttttattgcaaCCCCTTTGTGGAAGGCTGCTCAGACCCTGCTTAGCCAGCAGATTTGGACACATCACTTAGGCATTCACAAAAGTCACAGTACAACTAAACGTGTTATGACAGATCCAAATTAAATGCTTAAAAAGCTAGTATTTCAACCCTGGATGCTGgatagttttttttaaaggacagataTACTATTTATTGAATAACCATACAACTGTCTAGTACGTTTATTATAGAAAATATGAACACTGATCATATAGCCCAGATGACCCAACTGAACTTACGACAAGTAGAAGATTCCACGCTTCCCAGTGCATTTGGGAAGCACTCAAGCATGGATGAAATCTGTTCATAAAAATATCAGTTCCAAATAACAATCAAAACCAAATGggataaatgaaaacatatttataaaaacagaaagctTACCCTTCTAGCTatataaaagaagataaatattaCTTCACAATACAGTTCCTGGTACTCTTTACTTATCTCTATACTTCTCAGGCTTACCTGACTATTACAGAACAAAAGAGAATTACTGAGGAGCATACAAACTGCATTCCTAATTCAGAAATACTGTCAACATCACAATAGCATTATATGCAAACTGTTCTAATCTTTATATTCAAATAATCATAAAGGGGTTTTGTTATACTTTTACCAGGCATCTTCTCATCCTCCTGTTGATCCTCCCGCTTTTCAGCATCACCTGCCAGAATTTCATCCAGTTCATCATCACTGATTGGCTCGTATTCTCCAGCACCAGACCCCAGTGACTGTACATCATCAATCTTTGCTTCATCTTCTCCTCCTACAGAGACAGATACACACTGTAGCTTTAAAGCAATCattcttgttttctaaaaatgcTTTAAGTAGCCTGAAAACAAAGAGGTTCAGCAAACTAAACTGTTAGTTTTTGGGGACAAGTATATTCAACGTGAAAACAGGTATTAACTCATGGAAACAGAGAAGTTATTTCTCCCATGCACAATGCGGCAGTTTGAATTTTACATATCAGTCATTTTTTTTGGTGCAGCATTAGTCAAACTGCACACAGAAGGCCATATTCAGAAGAAACATATGTTGATCATCTGTATCTGATCTGTAGTTAATAATACAAATCTAAGTTAGCGCCGCAAAGTCTTTCAGATGTTTTTGCACATGAATCCAAACTCAGGATTCAGTCCAAAGGCTCTTCTACAAGAGAAAGAAgtaacaaaaccccaaaatacaaGAAGGTGCAAGATATCCTGAATGAAGGAATTATTCACAGAGTTTTAGACTCTTTGTGGAAGTCACAAGAAGAGCTTTTAGAAAGCCATGCCAAACTTCTTCAGTTGTTGTTACACTCCTATCCATCCATGTACTATATGCATATACAAATACCTGTGCTGTATGTGTAAACATGTTCCTTAAAACCTGTAAACACAAGACAATCAAATGGTGCATTTTGCAGTTCATTAAAGGAACATCTGAAGGTATTCTCTCACCTCCAAGACTGAAAGATCTGATTCAAGCATTAAGAAACCCTATTGCTCTAAACTCGGGCTTCCTTAGGGTTCTCCGCCACGGTACTTGCAATGAGTGGTGCCACACAAACTAGATAGAATTTACTGGGGTTGTCCCCTGTGGATGGCTATTCTAATATCTTCCAGCTCCCTTATCCAGAAGGGAAACTGCCTGCATTTTAACTtgtcccaattttttttttttgcttgcctttttaAAAGGtacagagggggaagaaaaaaaaaaatcacctcaatTACCCTAAAAATCAGCATggaaaaagcaagtaaaagaCATGCTAGCAGAGCGTAAATTAACTACTCGGACCACTTGGCAGTGCTTTGGAGAAAGCATTTAGCATCTTGGGCATTATTTAAACCCACTCCTAGAGCAAAGACATTAAGGTTCAAGACATTATTACATCCTCACACATTTGTCCAAGTAAATACCAGATATCTCCTTAACATCATCAGATTTGGAAACTGTATTTAGTTTTctaaaaagtttttcctttttaaaaggaaaataacgtGATCTGTACTAGATATCATTTTGTGTCTTACGATTTTAAATATTCACTGCCTGTATGATCTGTCTTCTGCCTCCACACTGATCTACCAGATACGCTAGCTCACCATAACTACTTGCTTGGACAGCACAGATgaaccatttaaaaaattactgtatgaagcaaataaaataataatccaTAATCTCAATACATGATTAAAAGGATTACTTTCTCAATTTTGAATTTCAAATCCAAGTTTgataatttctgtattaaaatcCTATCACTGCCTTTACTGCTTTTTTGCAGAAATGTACTTTTATattaattctgcattaaaaaCACGACACACTAGTCAGCCAAAAGGAGCAATGTAAACAGGAGTAATAAAGTAATGAAAGACAAAAGAGTACACTAAACCTTAGAAAATCATAGACATGCTATATATAGTGTGCTTTAATAAAATGGAATGTCATCTAATATTTtacaaaagacatttctttttctaaaaaaataatcctaaataTACCATAACTTCCTACAGATGACAATTTTCAGAGAATTTAGAACAGAAACTCTGAAAAATACGCAAAAGAATACACATTAGAACACTTACAAGAAGTCTGCTGAAAGGCTATATCTAAGAACACATTTAACGTCCACAGCCTGTTTAGTTATAGGTGCCCTCTTGGAAACAGATAATGTACCTAGGAATAGCCTTTCACCAACTCTTTTCTGAAGTTACCACATTGTAATCTGTGGTAACTTATTGCACTGTTCCTTCCTTTAGCTTAAAAATCGCTGAATTCTATCTGTTACAGCAAGACGGAGCAGACTTTTCCCATGCTCACTCCAAATACTGTCTTTGACAAGTGCTTCCACTCCACAGATAATCTCCTTAAATGTAATTTTCTCAATTGTACCAGTCAACCCTAATGACCACTTTGCAAGTAATCAGGTAGGAGATATAATAAGTAATAAATATTCCTCATCATCCTCTCCAGACATGTGATTTAACTGCCCAAATTAACAATGAACACTACAGATAATTCTTACTAAGAATGCAAATATGTTGAGACAATGTCCTGTTATTTTGTGTAAAATTACAAAAGCTtaattcatttctctttctgcttctgaagACTATGGACTTCAGGTCTTACCATCCCAAACATCCAAAAATTCCAAATCctacaatgccttttttttctctcaacagATTTTAGAGAAGAAAACTCCTGcaatcaccaaaaaaacccaacttactGAACATAACGTATACCAGTGACTCTGGATTTAGACTCTTGCTTCTTTTACGTTGCTGATATACTTTATAAGCACTTCCCAAACTCCCTCTCCATACAAAGCTCAAGCAGTCTAACCCATGTGACAAACTCTTAAGACTTTGTCCAAGTAAATACCAGATACCTCCTTAACATCATCAGATTCGGAAATTGTATTTAGTTTtctaaaaagtttttctttcttaaaaggaaaataaactcttaAGAGTTTGTCAGTGTTTGCCTCTTACTTTATTTGTTAATCCTAAGCACGCTTTCCCCAGTACCATTAGGGCCAGCAAATGGAAGCCGCATTTAATAAGATTACCTCAGGAAAGCCATTTTTGGACTGTTGTGCCAAGCCATCCGTACGTTTTACCTACTAATCAGACAATCATTTCTATGATAATTGggttctgcagaaaaaaactccaaagaACAGTTCCAAGTCAacactcatttttttcactcattATCTGTCACTTCCAAACTAAGAAATAGATCTTATAATGATATAACAAGGCAATCAAATGTTGGTGTTATTCTTTAGCAAACTACATATTCAGAAACATTACACCTTGCAAAATTATACCTCAGATCATTTATGTTTCTTTGCCTCAAGACTTCTTTAGAAATTAACAAATAACACTAACATTAACACAATTAACACTAAGAAGATGCTCATCAGAATTCTCTTTTATTGTGTCTGCTTCCACAATAGAGAAGCTGGAGCCAATATGCCTTTTAGTAGAAAATTATTCTCATACAGCTCAGTTCAGCACCGTACTAAAAggggaagaataaaatatttgacAGTCCAGATTATTTCCCAGAATATCTCACCTTCTAAACTCTCTACCTTTTCGGCCTCATTTCCATCTTCAAAACCTTGTAAAGGTCCTAAATCTTtgtctgttctttctttttctgaagccaCTGAATCCCGACAAACACCATCGAATTCCTTTTCGTGATCTCTGTCCAGTTTTGTTTCACTGTGTTTTGTTGATTCTTTTTGAGAGGAGATATCAAGagttctgtctctctctctttcagcaGTATCGGGTAgttgtctgtctctctctctgtccagctcccgcctcttctccctttccctctctcgTTCTCTGAGTCTCTCTCGTTCCCTGCTCCTCGGCCAGTCTTTGTCCACATCTCGGTCCCAGTCTCTCTgtcttccctctctcctgtctCTCTCTCGTTCTCGATCATGTTCATGTCGATCTCGCTCCTGAAGCCTTTCCCTGCTATCAAAGGACCCAGATCTGGAATGGACCTGACGATCTGATTCAGGAGAACTTCTTCTTGAACTGTGGCTTCTTGAATCTTGACgatctgaataaaatattttaaatatatgcatgaCTACAGCATGTAAATGTAATACCATTTTACTAGACCAAAGATTCAGGTATGAAAATGTACTTCTCAAAAGCATCACCTTCAAATTAATAATGCCTTCAGATTGCCTTTAGATTTAACCTTACTTAAAAACataagtgttgtggtttaaccccagccagcaactaagcaccactctatcccagccaaagccaggacaATAAGGTATTTCTCCCACtccagaaaaagatttttagtgGCTACTTTCTCACCTACAGAGGTCTATGACAGAAGCCAAACTGAAGGTACATCATTTTAACTCAGAAATTCAAGCAAtgaggggggatggagagggggaaaagaatcatctcaaaattcaaaattttcaaaacatGTCTTCTAAAAGCTATGCCTTGGCTAGCAAATgataaattcagaaaaataatttcaggtatGTAACCATGAGGAGAACAGAGAGCCAAAGTGCTTTAGGAGGAAGATATTTTCCTACTGATGCTGTTTAAATTCTAAAacattttaccctttttttttttcttcaggaactACACAAATAAAAAGTCAATTGTGATTATTTTGATTTGTAACAAAGATTATTTCCATATGCATTAAAAGTATGCCTTGCAAGAACCATGAGAGATTTACCTCAGTAAAAATAGCTCCTGAGATGATAATGGATGTCTCTCCCAGAGAGAagacacattttcattttgcatagaTTTCAGAATTTCTGTATCAAAATTAATGTTAATAATGAATTTAAGAACATTATTTAGATGATAAAACTATCTCAATGTTCTGTTAGCAcaagcattttctctttctacGAGTTTTTTTTGTCCTACAAATTACTTTATTTCCCAGGCAGCATGAACTGAATCCGACTGAATGTTTTGGTGTAAACAAAGGGGTAATCCTGCCCACTGAGGATCAGCTCTTCAAATATGGTAACACCTGCAGGAATCTCAATTCACTGTAGTTTTACAGTGAATGGCAGagagcacctccctctcccttcACACTAACTGCAAATGAAAAGAGTATGCAGCCATGCAAGAATGATTTGGGATTTGTACCTTCACACTTTTATATAGAACGATAGGTCAGTCTCACTAAAATGTATCTTATTACCTGAAGATGTGCTGCGACTGGGTTCCCCTCGTTTCAGCTGATCAATTCTGGACTTCCGTTCCCCAGTGATTTCtaagcttttcttctctctttccctgtcccTATCCCTGTCTCTAGAGCTACTGTGCAGGATCCTCTTCCGTCCAGTCTGGTCATCTCCACTGCGATGAGCTGACTCATTGGAAGGGGATCTAAGTCTGCTTGAGGCATGGCTCCGATTGCTACCAAGGCTGCTGCTGCGCTTCTGATCCACAGGTTTACGGTGTGGTCCATCGTCTATAGTAACATGAGGGGCTTCCACCTTTTCACCCCTTGTCCTGTGACTTTTTCTATGGGAGTCCTCAGTGCTTCTTTCTGGAACAACAATGTCACCGCGATCAGGAACATCTTCATCTGACCAGTCACTAAATGTTGTATCTTCTCTTTTTTGGGGGACTTCTGCCACAGTTTTCTCAGGTGGTGCTTCAACCAATTCTTCTTTTGTTACAGGGGGTGTTCTTGggcctttcttctttttatgatGTGGAACAATTTCTTCATCAGAAACTTCAGAATCACCCTTGGACCTCTTCCGCtttttctctacatttttctttttttgacctttcttgggagaaaagacctGGCTTTCCTCAGTTGTTGATTCATTAGTGTACCTTTCCACCCCGCTGTcatcatctttcttcttctttgtggCCTTTTTCTGTACTTTAGATTTCTTCTTGCTATCATCATGCATTCTATCAGAAGCATCTCTTTCTTCAGAGGGACGGTGTCCAAGATGTTCCTGAACCCTGGACCGTGAGCCTTCTGAAGCATCTGGTTGCTCTCTTTGCTTATCTGCTGAAGAAACCCTCTCTTTAAACTCTGATTCTTCGTAACGCCGGGAACTTTCCTTTCTGTCCGATTTTCGCTCGTCTTCTTTCCAGCGACTCTGCCGCTCTTCTGTAACATGAGAGGGgctcagtgaccgagattcctgTGGCCGCACAACCTGGCTCAGAAGTCTGTGCTTCTCATCTACAAAATGGGAAAAAGCATGTACTTGTATTgcttaggaaggagaacaggtaAACGTTTGGTATCTTGTGCATGCAAAAAAGTGTCAATCAAAACAAATAATCCATTATTTCAGTTACATTTCTTAAGTTTTTCTactgctgcagcagcaacagaCTATTTCCATTTTGGCAAACATGCATCTTAAACAACAGATGTGGAAGCCACTATCACCTGGCAGACGTAACATATAGTGacagaatgaagacaaaaagacaaacatataGATTAAGAAAAACGGTGTTGCTCATAAAAATAAGGGGAGGAGGACACTTATAAAAACTTGCCCcatgtttttttctatttaagattGCAAGTTACTTTCCATAGGCAGAGGATAAGCTGGATCCTGCTGCAGAGATAACCAACTCCTACTTACTTTTATCATCTCCACTGTTATAAGCATCACTATCAGGAGAGTGCTCACGGCGACGTTTGGGTGACTGACGAGGACTTGGactgctttcatttctgtgaCGCTTCCTGCAGAACAAACATGTACAGTCAAATTTCTTCAGgattctttaatgaaaacattcaataATTGAGTTTATCATCAATACAATCCCTGAAGTCTAAGCACTTCATAGAGAAGACAACACATCTATGGATGCCAGGAAGTTTTGTAGCTTTCTAAGTTGTTATTCCAAAACTTTGTGTATCACTGTAAGATACCTTAAACTAAAACTCTAACACGTAAGACAACTATCTTCTTAGCGAAAAGTTGCGAAAGACTACTCAGATCAATTTTTTCCTGTGGCAATAATCCTTGCAGTGGGTTgatcccagctggcagctaagccgcCACTTAGACGCTTGCTCACTTCTCCCctagtgagatgggggagagccCGTACTAGATGATTTATAGGGATCCACAATTCTCTCACACAAAAGCTACTTCCAAGCAAAGCAGCCATTCAGGGCAACACTGTTTTGCTTGTTATTGATGGAACAATGAGAATTTTATTGTACTAAATGAAAAGAATCAGCGCTACACACTTAAAGGAAGCACCACACACTTACTCGGGATATTGTTCACGCCCTCACTGGTAGCCTTCTGGTATTGAAAATCTAGTAGTGCAAAAGGTAATGTATGTTCCACAGAAATTTAATGAACAAAGTCATGAACCTTGACCTAGTTAGCTGCTATCTGACTTGCCAGGCTTCAAAAGGTACCAGAGTCCGCTATTACGCTTCCAAGAATGCCTGCATTATTAAAGACAAGGCCACACAAGTATACTTAGAAGGGAAAATTACATGGTCTGACTCAACTGTTAATTCCTGAGTAGTTCCACAATCCTGCACTAACAAAGCATCAGATTAACTTCATCAGCAGAGTACTGATTTTGGGGCCACCAGTACGTGCCACACAGATGCAGAGGAGACATGGCTCAAGACCAGGCCTCTGCATAAACAGGGTATGTTCCTCCTTATGATACTCCCCTGCTTACTAACTTACTGAAATCAACAGTAaaagactgccttttttttttttttttaactgaagtaacATTCAGATCAACTCACTtggattttctttcctcatgGACATCTCTGGAACTTCTTTCTTCTCGGATATCTTCTCTCTTATCCCTGCgatcttcccttcctttttctttgtcatCCCAGTCTCTCTGGCGGTCTCTTTCTTTATCCCTGTCCCGACCTCTCTCCCTTTCTCGTTCCCGCTCTCGCTCTCTTTCGCGCTCTCGCTCCCTTTCCCGTTCCTCCCGTTCTCGCTCTcgctccttctccctctccctctctcgttcccTTTCCCTGTCATGGTCCCTGTCTCGGTCACGCTCGCGGTCCCTGTCTTTGTCccgctctctctccctctccctttcccgaGCACGATCTCGTTCCaactctctttccttctccctttctctttcccggTCTCTCTCTCGTTCCCTCTCTCGGTCCCGCTCCCTTTCTCGCTCTCTCTCCCGGGCCCTTTCATCTCTCCTATCATCAGACCGATCTACCCTTCGCTCTTCTCTTCTTTCATCCCGTTCGAGGTCATCGTTTCGTCCTTGATGTCGCACTGGTGAGCTTGCTCTCTGATCTGTGAAGAGAGTCAGGTTTGACTACTAAATGCTAAAGGGACATACACCGCTTCCACTACAGTGGTAAAAATCCaagagcttttgttttgacaatctAGATATTGGTTTGCATTAAATCAAAAGGAACTCCCTGCAGAAACTTGGAAATTCTCTTTTGGGAGGGAAAAAgacaaattttgaaagattttttcaaTATTTAGGGATATAAGGATTTCCTTATTTTAGCCAATTATTTCCTAAAATAAGGCTTTCCTTATTTTAGCCAAAAGTTActacaaaaattttattttctaccagATTTTTCTGAATGGCTTCAAAAGATAATTATACGCCTCACAGCCTAGCTAATACTATTGCATTATTCAATGATTCAAAATCTGGTATAAGGTCTTGAAAAGCTCTGAATGAcatacatttgaaaatgaaatattaggACTTCTGTACAAAAATTTTACTTCCTGAAACTGTTAAGAGTCATGGGCTTTACAAGAACTCACACTATTTATAATACATAGTAAAAGTTACTGCAAAATAAGAAGTAGTAGCCTGTCTCATCACAGAAGAGATCCCTCAACAGAAATACACAACCAAATCCATGAGAAAGGGAGAGGCAAGGATGCAATACAGGAAGCAGAACTGCTGGAAGTTTCCGTATGTATTCATTGCAGAGCCTTACAGTTTTAGAAGCTGAGTTTTTCAATGTTCAGACAGTGAATTAGAGTCATGGAGAAAACTAAATTTATATAGAAAATGACTGATCCAAAAGGACAGTGAACCTGATTTATCTAATGGTATTTACTCTCCACAGATTTACCTGCATTTTGTtatattttggatatttttttaaatatttctataaattttGACCACTTTGTAACAATCTCTATGCTGATATTAGTAGTATTTGAATCAcaacaaatcaataaaaatatttttccacaatatatattaaaaacactacacaaaagagcaaaaaatggCACAAACAGAGGTTGGTATTTTTCGATCCATTACTCTGGGGCTGAGTGCACTTCACTGTAAATTGAGACAATGTCCACCAGGGGCAAGCAGGCAGAGTTTGAATGGGACTAAATCAATAAAACATGCATTTCCATCAGTTTAATCAATTTTCATCTCTGAGTGAATTAAAAATGACTTAATGTTCCCCTGCTACCaggtaaaattaaaagcaaacttgAGTGACATTTCTGCCATGGATGtaacacttcttttttaaaatggcaaatcaTCAGTCCATGCAACTGGTTCCATAAACAGGTTTCACATTCTTTCAACAGTGCCTATAACATTATAATACGATTTATTGTGCATACTAAGTATTAAATTTTATACAGAAGTTTTGTAACTCCTGTTTGTTATGTCAGTTTTGGTGACAAAACATCTACATGAAACTGTTACATGGATCAAGATACTGGAAGTGTATTAGACAATTAAGCGTGGATAGTCAGCACTTCTTACGTGATTTCATTATGTGAAGTGCTGTTCCAGTGGTTGTTTGGAACACCTACATATTAGCCTTAGTTGAACAAGGACAGCCCAAATTTGCaagcttacattttaaaatcatactaAAAAGATTCCTTATGTATCATAGAACTAAGTACCAACCAAAATCTATCTCCATTTTTCTCTCAACGACAAATGTTAAAACTGCGGTCTAATAATGGAAAC
This genomic interval from Calonectris borealis chromosome 1, bCalBor7.hap1.2, whole genome shotgun sequence contains the following:
- the ZC3H13 gene encoding zinc finger CCCH domain-containing protein 13 isoform X3, which encodes MSKIRRKVTVENTKTISDSTSRRPSVFERLGPSTGSTAETQCRNWLKTGNCLYGNTCRFVHGPSPRGKGYSSSYRRSPERPTGDLRERMKNKRQDVEAEPQKRSTEESSSPVRKESSRGRHREKEDIKITKERTPESEEENGDWETNREDSDNGDVNYDYDHELSLEMKRQKIQRELMKLEQENMEKREEIVIKKEISPEVVRSKLSPSPSPRKSSKSPKRRSSPKSSSSASKKEKKASTISSPLLDQRSSKSNQSKKKGPRTPSPPPPVQEETPLGKKHKEKHKAKERSEEKAREVKERGRDFERHKEKKEKQREYSPPAARRRQTSRAPAKSATHKRNFSPSRRSASPGQHHSPISSRHHSSSSQSGSSVQRHSPSPHRKRSPSPSYQRTASPPARRSSSPYPPHSSSSPQRKRSPSRHRSPGREKGRHDRDRTSQSHDRRHERRDETRGKREKERETRDDRDYDQEQSTSRDHRDDRESRDGRDRRETRDNRDRRETRESRDTRDSRDTRDYSRDTKDSRDQRDSRSTRDSHDYRDRESRDTHKKDDQYQEDSRSYGRSHGREESSRAETRNDSRSDSRNESRSDRTGRSRGRGPELSDKGSRGTRGSQVDGHSSSGNYHDSWESRSSYPDRDRYDSREQARDSSFERRHGERDRRDNRERDQRASSPVRHQGRNDDLERDERREERRVDRSDDRRDERARERERERERDRERERERDREREREKERELERDRARERERERERDKDRDRERDRDRDHDREREREREREKEREREREERERERERERERERERERERGRDRDKERDRQRDWDDKEKGREDRRDKREDIREERSSRDVHEERKSKKRHRNESSPSPRQSPKRRREHSPDSDAYNSGDDKNEKHRLLSQVVRPQESRSLSPSHVTEERQSRWKEDERKSDRKESSRRYEESEFKERVSSADKQREQPDASEGSRSRVQEHLGHRPSEERDASDRMHDDSKKKSKVQKKATKKKKDDDSGVERYTNESTTEESQVFSPKKGQKKKNVEKKRKRSKGDSEVSDEEIVPHHKKKKGPRTPPVTKEELVEAPPEKTVAEVPQKREDTTFSDWSDEDVPDRGDIVVPERSTEDSHRKSHRTRGEKVEAPHVTIDDGPHRKPVDQKRSSSLGSNRSHASSRLRSPSNESAHRSGDDQTGRKRILHSSSRDRDRDREREKKSLEITGERKSRIDQLKRGEPSRSTSSDRQDSRSHSSRRSSPESDRQVHSRSGSFDSRERLQERDRHEHDRERERDRREGRQRDWDRDVDKDWPRSRERERLREREREREKRRELDRERDRQLPDTAERERDRTLDISSQKESTKHSETKLDRDHEKEFDGVCRDSVASEKERTDKDLGPLQGFEDGNEAEKVESLEGGEDEAKIDDVQSLGSGAGEYEPISDDELDEILAGDAEKREDQQEDEKMPGKNPVDVIDVDWSSLMPKQPKEPREPGAALLKFTPGAVMLRVGISKRLAGPELFTKIKETCQRVLEKPKDAENLFEHELGALNMAALLRKEERAGLLSNLGPCCKALCFRRDSAIRKQLMKNEKGATKQTYTNSAAMDSDLLRLSLRLFKRKTVCPVPGQEKTEDSKIPQPAIQQEVCVS
- the ZC3H13 gene encoding zinc finger CCCH domain-containing protein 13 isoform X6 — encoded protein: MKRQKIQRELMKLEQENMEKREEIVIKKEISPEVVRSKLSPSPSPRKSSKSPKRRSSPKSSSSASKKEKKASTISSPLLDQRSSKSNQSKKKGPRTPSPPPPVQEETPLGKKHKEKHKAKERSEEKAREVKERGRDFERHKEKKEKQRDLSESSHRQKRSPSPADHSGSNSSPSREYSPPAARRRQTSRAPAKSATHKRNFSPSRRSASPGQHHSPISSRHHSSSSQSGSSVQRHSPSPHRKRSPSPSYQRTASPPARRSSSPYPPHSSSSPQRKRSPSRHRSPGREKGRHDRDRTSQSHDRRHERRDETRGKREKERETRDDRDYDQEQSTSRDHRDDRESRDGRDRRETRDNRDRRETRESRDTRDSRDTRDYSRDTKDSRDQRDSRSTRDSHDYRDRESRDTHKKDDQYQEDSRSYGRSHGREESSRAETRNDSRSDSRNESRSDRTGRSRGRGPELSDKGSRGTRGSQVDGHSSSGNYHDSWESRSSYPDRDRYDSREQARDSSFERRHGERDRRDNRERDQRASSPVRHQGRNDDLERDERREERRVDRSDDRRDERARERERERERDRERERERDREREREKERELERDRARERERERERDKDRDRERDRDRDHDREREREREREKEREREREERERERERERERERERERERGRDRDKERDRQRDWDDKEKGREDRRDKREDIREERSSRDVHEERKSKKRHRNESSPSPRQSPKRRREHSPDSDAYNSGDDKNEKHRLLSQVVRPQESRSLSPSHVTEERQSRWKEDERKSDRKESSRRYEESEFKERVSSADKQREQPDASEGSRSRVQEHLGHRPSEERDASDRMHDDSKKKSKVQKKATKKKKDDDSGVERYTNESTTEESQVFSPKKGQKKKNVEKKRKRSKGDSEVSDEEIVPHHKKKKGPRTPPVTKEELVEAPPEKTVAEVPQKREDTTFSDWSDEDVPDRGDIVVPERSTEDSHRKSHRTRGEKVEAPHVTIDDGPHRKPVDQKRSSSLGSNRSHASSRLRSPSNESAHRSGDDQTGRKRILHSSSRDRDRDREREKKSLEITGERKSRIDQLKRGEPSRSTSSDRQDSRSHSSRRSSPESDRQVHSRSGSFDSRERLQERDRHEHDRERERDRREGRQRDWDRDVDKDWPRSRERERLREREREREKRRELDRERDRQLPDTAERERDRTLDISSQKESTKHSETKLDRDHEKEFDGVCRDSVASEKERTDKDLGPLQGFEDGNEAEKVESLEGGEDEAKIDDVQSLGSGAGEYEPISDDELDEILAGDAEKREDQQEDEKMPGKNPVDVIDVDWSSLMPKQPKEPREPGAALLKFTPGAVMLRVGISKRLAGPELFTKIKETCQRVLEKPKDAENLFEHELGALNMAALLRKEERAGLLSNLGPCCKALCFRRDSAIRKQLMKNEKGATKQTYTNSAAMDSDLLRLSLRLFKRKTVCPVPGQEKTEDSKIPQPAIQQEVCVS